A genomic region of Leptolyngbya sp. NIES-2104 contains the following coding sequences:
- a CDS encoding BrnA antitoxin family protein has translation MSDESIDYSDIPPLTDEFFENATLTIPAKQAQQWVKLDADVLEWFQAHSDEYKAAINSVLRQFTKRLSKPDLHHVSIRTADIFRAIAFYEQLGFTVCERFQTGYTLACWMEGLGGRIELLQIPEPKPAPDAFNDEHYTGYYHLSFDVTELTEELPQWIESLKTKLEAQDQALMVLLEPTQQMIGDRVYEVAFIADMDGLPIEFLNRLK, from the coding sequence ATGAGTGATGAATCGATCGATTACTCTGACATTCCCCCTCTAACGGATGAATTCTTCGAGAATGCAACGCTAACTATTCCGGCAAAACAAGCTCAGCAATGGGTGAAGCTTGATGCGGATGTTTTAGAATGGTTTCAAGCTCACAGTGACGAATACAAAGCTGCAATCAACTCAGTGCTGCGACAATTTACCAAACGATTGAGCAAGCCAGATTTGCATCACGTTTCGATTAGAACGGCTGATATTTTTAGGGCGATCGCATTCTACGAACAGCTTGGATTCACCGTGTGCGAACGGTTCCAGACGGGCTACACATTAGCGTGCTGGATGGAAGGTTTGGGCGGGCGGATTGAACTCTTGCAAATTCCTGAACCGAAACCCGCTCCAGATGCCTTTAATGATGAGCATTACACCGGGTATTATCATCTGTCGTTCGATGTAACGGAATTGACCGAGGAATTGCCGCAGTGGATTGAGTCGCTGAAGACGAAATTAGAAGCGCAAGATCAGGCGTTAATGGTGTTATTGGAACCGACGCAACAGATGATTGGCGATCGCGTTTATGAAGTGGCGTTTATTGCGGATATGGATGGATTACCAATTGAATTTCTGAATCGGCTGAAGTAG
- a CDS encoding Ycf66 family protein, with protein sequence MINIAINLATLMGLGLIVLAITLLISTFTGRPIEGSRVIQSLVLAVLYFLAGGSLLLYGWRFDPIMQLSQVILVGVIGYLTLKDLNRD encoded by the coding sequence ATGATTAATATCGCGATTAACTTGGCGACTTTGATGGGCTTGGGGTTGATAGTGCTTGCAATCACGCTGCTGATCTCAACTTTTACCGGAAGACCGATCGAGGGAAGCAGAGTCATTCAAAGCCTTGTGTTAGCGGTGCTCTATTTCCTCGCAGGCGGGAGCTTGCTGCTATACGGCTGGCGATTTGATCCGATCATGCAGCTTTCCCAAGTGATTTTGGTCGGAGTGATTGGATATTTGACGCTTAAAGATTTGAATCGTGATTGA
- a CDS encoding TIGR02652 family protein, with protein MINPSFQYPIFGPEIQCPHCRQTIPALTLTDTYLCPRHGAFEANPKTGELIHLQSARHWRLWNDEWYRQHTHPDGIRFEIHEALDRLYTQGYRATRVIIAQRYKELISTYLERSTPWRGQADSPKPRLYGLPVEFSPDPKDDPCWDVINFDLEKEPGAPVRYPYFRLFE; from the coding sequence ATGATTAATCCCAGCTTTCAGTATCCGATTTTTGGTCCCGAAATCCAGTGTCCCCACTGTCGTCAGACAATTCCGGCGTTGACACTGACTGATACTTATTTGTGTCCGCGCCACGGTGCATTCGAGGCGAATCCGAAGACGGGCGAATTAATTCATCTCCAATCAGCGCGTCACTGGCGACTCTGGAACGATGAATGGTATCGCCAACACACGCACCCCGACGGAATTCGATTTGAGATTCATGAAGCGCTCGATCGGCTCTACACCCAGGGGTATCGTGCGACTCGTGTGATTATCGCTCAGCGCTATAAGGAACTGATTAGTACCTATTTAGAGCGCAGTACGCCTTGGCGCGGGCAGGCGGATTCTCCCAAACCTAGACTCTATGGGCTTCCAGTTGAGTTCAGTCCTGATCCAAAAGACGATCCCTGCTGGGATGTGATCAATTTCGATCTGGAAAAAGAACCCGGTGCGCCTGTGAGATACCCGTATTTCCGATTGTTCGAGTAA
- a CDS encoding gamma carbonic anhydrase family protein, with protein MNPSDFPTFTPSYWNLPDFSRSAFVAPNATVIGNVEISSGVSIWYNAVVRADVEKILLGASTNIQDGAILHGDSGQPTILEEFVTVGHRAVIHSAHIERGCLIGIGAIVLDGVRVGAGSIIGAGSVVTKNVPPRSLVVGVPGKPIRELSDSEVEHLIEHAQHYEKLALVHANKGTDLGFHVQM; from the coding sequence GTGAATCCTTCTGATTTTCCAACTTTTACACCATCTTATTGGAATCTCCCTGATTTCTCGCGCTCCGCGTTCGTTGCTCCGAATGCCACTGTGATCGGCAATGTCGAAATTTCGTCTGGTGTCAGCATTTGGTATAACGCAGTCGTTCGGGCGGATGTGGAAAAAATTCTCCTTGGAGCCAGTACGAATATTCAAGATGGCGCGATTCTCCACGGCGATTCAGGTCAGCCAACGATCCTTGAGGAATTTGTCACCGTTGGACATCGAGCCGTGATTCATAGCGCTCATATTGAAAGAGGTTGTCTGATTGGGATTGGCGCGATCGTGCTCGATGGCGTTCGAGTCGGTGCAGGGAGCATTATCGGGGCGGGATCAGTCGTAACGAAAAATGTTCCACCTCGATCGCTTGTCGTCGGTGTTCCGGGCAAGCCGATTCGCGAACTTTCAGATTCAGAAGTTGAACATCTCATCGAACACGCTCAACATTACGAAAAGTTAGCACTTGTTCACGCAAATAAAGGAACCGACCTGGGGTTTCATGTACAAATGTGA
- a CDS encoding photosystem II protein Y, producing MDFDFRILIVLFPIILAGGWAVSRILPYALQQVKGFLAK from the coding sequence ATGGATTTTGACTTTCGCATCTTAATCGTGTTATTTCCGATCATTCTTGCAGGTGGTTGGGCTGTTTCCCGTATTCTTCCTTACGCATTGCAGCAAGTGAAAGGCTTCCTGGCGAAATAA
- a CDS encoding flavin reductase family protein yields MLDEQAKKAMLLKIPHGLYICGVKDGEDVNGFTASWVMQGSFKPPIVVNCVKADSGSNQMIRKSGVFAISFLEAGQKDLAQKFFKPQRRVGNKFEDVEFYLGETGCPIISDALGYVECQVVGTVDHGDHTVFVGEVIAAGVHREGDPLRLESTGWQYGG; encoded by the coding sequence ATGCTCGACGAACAGGCAAAAAAAGCAATGTTGCTGAAAATTCCTCACGGTTTGTATATTTGTGGGGTCAAAGATGGCGAAGACGTGAACGGCTTTACTGCAAGTTGGGTGATGCAAGGATCGTTTAAACCGCCGATCGTGGTGAATTGCGTTAAAGCCGATTCTGGCTCGAATCAAATGATCCGCAAGAGTGGCGTATTTGCGATCAGTTTCCTTGAAGCAGGACAGAAAGACCTCGCGCAAAAGTTCTTTAAACCTCAGCGTCGTGTAGGAAATAAATTCGAGGATGTAGAATTCTATCTCGGTGAGACGGGCTGCCCGATTATTTCTGATGCGTTGGGCTATGTTGAATGTCAAGTCGTTGGAACAGTCGATCATGGTGATCACACCGTTTTTGTGGGAGAAGTGATCGCGGCTGGAGTCCATCGAGAAGGCGACCCCTTACGGCTTGAAAGTACAGGCTGGCAGTACGGCGGTTAA
- a CDS encoding VWD domain-containing protein, protein MQRKWITFLGLVISSVLLIVISQAEPAFSIAPPPGTVTKITAELGTLIGRKATRPIIVTDEKKAPAAFAESIKAVKANHGAVTIPAKRVGGKWEEQGLGEKMDTCWIVWLSSYTNDAQDRSLLAHEIYHCLQNEIVGVHNLPNWFIEGSAMWAGEEYTGGTKLSNPMWKDYLTDEKSLFNRFYDAIGFYAHLKNSGANVWKLLDSVMKSGAKDSDAIFNQLVKGTGDSVLTNWASGLARKSEAGPDWNTTGPGITTDKRSPSSIAVSSGNPISREITRGLQVLYDVQVPDGKIINFNLKGYGALRWTGGKSDILKFSQTFNRRYCVGETCRCENGSSPSGVETAPSNQVLLAVTGTTQSAFIDITAEDNPCKKDKPNSGNSGSNSGSNSGSSNSGGSGTKSGASYGDPHLITFDGFRYSFQTIGEFLLAQSQDGKFAIETRQAQVPGQELTLNTAIAMKVGTDRIGFYIQGSTPVVKVNGQVNSGDRISLTGGSVQKQSDQEYVVQWNTQEQATLRLIEVAKLKFLNVTVNVPDQSRRYAGLLGNLDGNAANDLQTRLGKVIPTKSSYGQLTSALSNLLPTPIPLSSIETAFLDQLHREFGDSWRIQQSESLFDYDAGQSTETFSDRRFPRRYLTLGSLMPSQLRSAETVCRNAGVEANLLEGCIFDVGLTNQPGFAQAAATALVRGVVDRVIDRAVDQVQDKIPVKIPVRIRLPW, encoded by the coding sequence ATGCAACGAAAATGGATTACGTTTTTGGGGCTGGTAATTAGTAGCGTGCTGCTAATCGTCATCAGTCAAGCGGAACCTGCATTCTCGATCGCGCCTCCTCCCGGAACGGTGACGAAGATAACGGCAGAACTCGGAACCCTAATCGGACGGAAAGCGACTCGTCCGATTATCGTGACTGACGAAAAGAAGGCTCCGGCTGCTTTTGCTGAAAGTATCAAAGCGGTAAAGGCTAATCATGGTGCGGTGACGATTCCAGCGAAAAGGGTCGGCGGCAAATGGGAAGAACAAGGTTTAGGCGAAAAGATGGACACCTGCTGGATTGTCTGGCTTTCGTCTTATACGAATGATGCTCAGGATCGATCGCTGCTTGCCCACGAGATTTATCACTGTCTTCAAAACGAAATCGTTGGGGTTCACAACTTGCCGAACTGGTTCATTGAAGGATCGGCGATGTGGGCAGGTGAGGAATACACAGGCGGAACCAAACTGAGTAATCCGATGTGGAAGGACTACTTAACCGATGAGAAATCGCTGTTTAATCGGTTTTATGATGCGATCGGCTTTTATGCCCATCTGAAAAACAGCGGAGCCAATGTCTGGAAACTGCTCGATTCAGTGATGAAATCAGGGGCAAAAGATTCTGATGCGATCTTTAACCAGCTTGTGAAAGGAACTGGCGATTCTGTTCTAACGAATTGGGCATCTGGGCTGGCTCGAAAATCTGAGGCGGGACCGGATTGGAATACAACGGGACCTGGAATCACAACCGATAAACGATCGCCAAGCTCGATCGCGGTTTCTTCAGGCAATCCGATTTCTCGCGAAATCACTCGCGGTCTTCAAGTCCTTTACGATGTCCAAGTTCCAGATGGAAAAATCATCAATTTCAATTTGAAAGGCTATGGCGCTCTACGCTGGACAGGCGGAAAGAGCGACATTCTGAAATTTAGCCAAACGTTCAACAGGCGTTACTGTGTTGGTGAAACGTGTCGCTGTGAGAATGGTTCTTCGCCTTCGGGTGTCGAAACAGCTCCCTCGAATCAAGTATTGCTTGCAGTCACAGGAACGACTCAATCAGCCTTCATCGATATCACAGCGGAAGACAATCCTTGTAAGAAAGACAAGCCCAATAGCGGCAATTCTGGCAGTAATTCTGGCAGCAATTCTGGCTCATCGAATTCTGGAGGAAGCGGCACGAAATCAGGAGCCAGCTACGGTGATCCACATTTAATCACGTTTGATGGATTCCGCTATAGCTTCCAGACGATCGGGGAATTTCTCCTCGCTCAGTCTCAAGATGGCAAGTTCGCGATCGAAACTCGCCAAGCTCAAGTTCCAGGACAAGAATTAACGCTAAATACCGCGATCGCGATGAAAGTCGGTACTGATCGCATCGGGTTCTATATTCAAGGATCAACGCCTGTCGTAAAAGTGAATGGTCAGGTGAATTCGGGCGATCGCATTTCTCTAACGGGTGGCTCTGTGCAAAAACAGAGCGATCAAGAATATGTAGTGCAATGGAATACTCAAGAGCAAGCAACCCTTCGACTCATCGAAGTTGCAAAACTCAAGTTTCTCAATGTCACGGTCAATGTTCCCGATCAATCGCGTCGATACGCTGGCTTATTAGGTAACTTAGACGGCAATGCAGCAAATGACTTGCAAACTCGCTTAGGTAAAGTGATTCCGACAAAATCGAGCTACGGACAACTAACCAGCGCACTGAGCAATTTACTGCCAACACCGATTCCGTTATCCAGCATCGAAACTGCTTTTCTCGATCAGCTTCACCGGGAATTTGGGGACAGTTGGCGCATTCAGCAAAGCGAATCTTTGTTTGATTACGACGCAGGACAATCGACCGAAACATTTAGCGATCGACGTTTCCCCCGTCGTTATCTGACCCTCGGATCGTTGATGCCGTCTCAACTGCGATCGGCTGAAACCGTTTGCCGCAATGCAGGCGTTGAAGCGAATTTGCTCGAAGGCTGCATTTTTGATGTGGGACTCACGAATCAGCCTGGATTTGCTCAAGCAGCGGCGACCGCATTGGTGCGGGGAGTCGTCGATCGGGTTATCGATCGAGCTGTGGATCAAGTCCAAGACAAGATCCCGGTCAAGATCCCGGTTCGGATTCGCTTGCCTTGGTAG
- a CDS encoding PRC-barrel domain-containing protein, protein MAEIVKQSELLNQTVLDQGSMQEVGQVEVLWMYPKVHRVLGFICKSGWLGKRKTAFNLEQLEAIGSDGVLVNSEPVETDAEKVKQLETLVGCEVWTDSGDQVGKIVDYLFDLRTGEIQHYLYISDGWGGIVGSVYLLPPNYILRYGSRRAMVPKESVESFAVYRGGVQERFSKVKDLLSDEKVQVTQEVRSLAEIARERARKLKEKARSFTEQAYEFVEDIALDETEPYVSPVSEPAPWDDWEDEPPKKQEVKPPQTSKAPADVWDDDDWT, encoded by the coding sequence ATGGCAGAAATCGTTAAGCAGAGTGAGCTTTTAAATCAGACTGTCCTCGATCAAGGTTCGATGCAAGAAGTGGGACAGGTCGAAGTCTTGTGGATGTACCCGAAAGTGCATCGGGTGTTGGGCTTTATCTGTAAGTCGGGCTGGCTTGGCAAGCGGAAAACAGCATTTAATCTAGAGCAACTTGAAGCGATCGGGAGCGATGGCGTTCTAGTCAATTCGGAGCCTGTCGAAACCGATGCGGAGAAAGTGAAACAACTTGAAACGCTTGTGGGCTGCGAAGTTTGGACGGATTCGGGCGATCAGGTTGGAAAGATTGTTGATTACTTATTCGATTTACGAACAGGCGAAATTCAACATTACTTGTATATCTCAGACGGTTGGGGTGGCATTGTCGGAAGTGTTTACTTGCTGCCACCGAACTACATTTTGAGATATGGAAGTCGTCGGGCGATGGTTCCGAAAGAATCGGTTGAATCGTTTGCGGTGTACCGGGGCGGAGTACAGGAACGATTCTCGAAAGTCAAAGATTTGCTGAGCGATGAGAAAGTTCAGGTCACGCAAGAAGTTCGATCGCTGGCTGAAATTGCCCGTGAAAGAGCGCGGAAATTAAAGGAAAAAGCGCGATCGTTCACCGAACAAGCTTACGAATTTGTCGAGGATATTGCACTCGATGAAACTGAACCTTATGTTTCTCCGGTGTCGGAACCTGCCCCGTGGGACGATTGGGAAGATGAACCTCCCAAGAAGCAAGAGGTAAAACCGCCCCAAACCTCGAAAGCGCCTGCTGATGTTTGGGACGATGACGACTGGACTTAA
- the rplU gene encoding 50S ribosomal protein L21, which translates to MLGSGMNCDSIATCTATTWEKFMAYAIIEIAGQQIRVEPSRFYDVNRLVGEENSQMEIDRVLFVNNEGEITIGAPVVEGATVQATVMRHLRGRKVIVYKMQPKKKTRKKRGHRQELTRIMIDSIRVGGSTIATKDDAQG; encoded by the coding sequence ATGCTCGGATCAGGTATGAACTGCGACTCGATCGCGACCTGTACGGCAACTACTTGGGAAAAATTCATGGCTTACGCAATTATCGAGATCGCAGGGCAGCAGATTCGGGTCGAACCGAGTCGCTTTTATGATGTCAATCGCCTTGTGGGAGAAGAAAACTCACAGATGGAAATCGATCGGGTTCTCTTCGTCAACAACGAAGGCGAGATCACGATCGGTGCGCCCGTTGTAGAAGGGGCAACCGTTCAAGCGACCGTGATGCGCCATCTGCGTGGACGGAAGGTGATCGTCTACAAGATGCAGCCGAAAAAGAAAACCCGCAAAAAACGCGGTCATCGTCAAGAACTCACTCGGATTATGATCGATTCGATCAGGGTGGGTGGCAGCACAATTGCAACCAAAGACGACGCGCAAGGTTAA
- the rpmA gene encoding 50S ribosomal protein L27: MAHKKGTGSTRNGRDSNAQRLGVKRFGGQVVKAGNILVRQRGTKFHPGNNVGRGSDDTLFALIAGEVKFERVGKDRQRVSVYAAESVSA; encoded by the coding sequence ATGGCTCATAAGAAAGGGACAGGTAGTACCCGTAACGGACGCGATTCTAATGCTCAACGATTGGGCGTGAAGCGTTTCGGCGGTCAAGTCGTCAAAGCAGGAAACATCTTAGTCCGTCAACGCGGCACAAAGTTCCATCCTGGAAACAATGTCGGACGCGGCAGCGATGATACGCTGTTTGCTTTGATTGCAGGCGAAGTGAAATTTGAGCGGGTGGGCAAAGACCGTCAGCGCGTCAGCGTTTATGCGGCTGAAAGTGTTTCAGCTTAG
- a CDS encoding type II toxin-antitoxin system RelE/ParE family toxin has translation MFNGRDTKAARRTCPQTLWKIAARKLDQLDSATTLDDLRMPPGNRLEALEGDRAGQHSIRINNQYRICFVWNDAPSDVVIVDYH, from the coding sequence ATTTTTAATGGGCGGGATACGAAAGCCGCTCGGCGTACCTGTCCGCAAACACTCTGGAAAATCGCAGCGCGAAAGTTGGATCAATTAGATTCAGCGACGACCCTAGACGATCTACGAATGCCACCTGGGAATCGATTAGAAGCACTAGAAGGCGATCGAGCAGGACAACACAGCATCCGAATCAACAATCAATATCGAATCTGTTTTGTTTGGAATGATGCTCCTAGCGATGTCGTGATTGTTGATTATCATTAA
- a CDS encoding HigA family addiction module antitoxin: protein MIRVPTHRVPTHPGEMLQEEFLLPANLTIHELSAAIYVSEEEIQTLVQEQRALTPGLALRLAKYFGTSADFWMNLQLRWDFYHAQNAEAAILSNIQPRSA, encoded by the coding sequence ATGATTCGAGTTCCTACTCATCGGGTTCCAACTCATCCAGGTGAGATGCTGCAAGAAGAATTTCTCTTGCCTGCAAATCTAACCATTCACGAATTGAGCGCGGCAATTTACGTCTCTGAAGAAGAGATTCAAACTCTCGTGCAGGAACAGAGGGCGCTAACGCCCGGACTCGCTCTGCGACTCGCTAAATACTTCGGGACTTCTGCTGATTTCTGGATGAATCTCCAGTTGAGATGGGATTTCTATCACGCCCAGAACGCAGAAGCAGCAATTCTATCGAACATTCAACCGCGTTCTGCATAG
- a CDS encoding DUF2854 domain-containing protein: MSSLLRRLPPLGALCFWGGIVITIIGFTAYVLNYAALNMIGFFYGIPLVLGGIALKITELRPVPLTIPTTPEVETLKTTQATDTQKQIFDDLTRYRYGQEAHLDSALKFLGLAPTDDDRPTIVGIREENIDGAYAMILEFDSPFITLETWKKKIEKMTSFFGPGVRVDVKQPAEETIDLFIIATPAVTATV, encoded by the coding sequence ATGTCATCGCTACTTCGTCGATTGCCGCCCCTCGGTGCCTTGTGTTTCTGGGGTGGAATCGTAATTACCATCATCGGATTCACCGCCTACGTGCTCAATTATGCGGCTCTGAATATGATCGGGTTCTTTTATGGTATTCCGCTCGTCTTAGGTGGAATTGCGTTAAAGATTACCGAATTGCGTCCGGTACCGCTGACGATTCCGACCACTCCCGAAGTAGAAACGCTCAAAACAACCCAAGCGACCGACACGCAAAAACAGATTTTTGATGATCTGACTCGGTATCGCTACGGGCAAGAAGCGCATTTAGATAGCGCGTTGAAATTCTTAGGACTCGCTCCGACCGATGACGATCGACCGACGATCGTGGGCATTCGCGAAGAGAATATCGATGGAGCCTACGCAATGATTCTCGAATTCGATTCACCGTTTATCACTCTGGAAACCTGGAAAAAGAAGATTGAAAAGATGACGAGCTTTTTCGGTCCGGGTGTACGAGTGGATGTGAAACAGCCTGCGGAAGAAACGATCGATCTATTCATCATCGCAACTCCCGCCGTCACTGCAACAGTTTAG
- a CDS encoding thioesterase family protein, with translation MSQSPQLPTSNLVPSTIALDWFDYPITVYAHHTDYAGVVWHGAYIAWLEEARIEFLQSRGIDFAQLVEMGCNLPVIDLSIHYHQSLRMGMKAIVKTRLMSIEGVKLPVEYEIRSLDNAIVYVSGRVVLVPVDMVKGKILRRLPSTVESALAIVR, from the coding sequence GTGTCTCAATCTCCTCAATTACCAACCTCAAACCTTGTTCCGTCAACGATCGCGCTCGATTGGTTTGACTATCCGATTACGGTTTATGCTCACCATACGGATTATGCAGGTGTGGTATGGCATGGAGCCTATATTGCTTGGCTCGAAGAAGCTCGAATCGAATTTCTCCAGTCGCGTGGAATCGATTTCGCGCAGTTAGTCGAAATGGGCTGTAATTTGCCTGTGATTGATTTGTCGATTCATTATCATCAATCATTACGCATGGGTATGAAAGCGATCGTCAAAACGCGACTAATGTCGATCGAGGGCGTAAAGCTTCCTGTCGAATACGAAATCCGATCGCTCGATAATGCGATCGTCTATGTCAGCGGTCGAGTGGTTCTCGTTCCGGTGGATATGGTGAAAGGCAAAATTTTGAGACGATTGCCTTCGACGGTTGAAAGTGCTTTAGCGATCGTGCGTTAG
- a CDS encoding universal stress protein: MIEKILLADSGTGRSEDMLNALMAIPSVQRSMVTVLHVVPPQTSSDAMTEKWEEGGKVLAKAVQSLKLEPNHVSAMLRQGDPKTEVLKAADEINADLIIMGSRGLKRLVSILENSVSQYVFQLSSRPMLLVKDDIFVRAINRVTVAIDKSDASKQALKLALFLLRDIKGGQVTLVNVDSDPKATEKMGAEAEKVPAFADAIAQAKQYGVGYKAIVTTGKAGEAICRVADEVKTDLLVLGSPDRRPSIAKGLPDLDRLLGTSLSDYVRVYANCPVLLTRTVG; encoded by the coding sequence ATGATAGAAAAAATTTTATTAGCCGATTCTGGAACGGGGCGTTCAGAAGATATGCTGAACGCGCTGATGGCGATTCCGTCGGTTCAGCGATCGATGGTGACAGTGCTTCACGTCGTTCCCCCACAAACGAGTTCCGATGCGATGACGGAAAAGTGGGAAGAAGGCGGAAAAGTTCTAGCGAAAGCGGTTCAATCGTTGAAATTAGAGCCGAATCATGTTTCGGCAATGCTGCGTCAAGGTGATCCAAAAACGGAAGTGTTAAAGGCTGCCGATGAAATTAACGCCGATTTGATCATCATGGGATCGCGTGGGTTAAAGCGGTTGGTTTCGATTTTAGAAAATTCGGTGAGTCAGTATGTGTTTCAGCTTTCATCACGTCCGATGCTGTTGGTAAAAGATGATATTTTCGTGCGGGCGATCAATCGGGTGACGGTCGCGATCGACAAATCCGATGCCTCGAAACAAGCATTGAAGTTAGCGCTCTTTTTGCTGCGAGATATCAAAGGGGGACAGGTCACGCTTGTGAATGTCGATAGTGATCCAAAAGCGACTGAAAAAATGGGTGCGGAAGCTGAGAAAGTGCCCGCGTTCGCTGATGCGATCGCTCAAGCGAAACAGTACGGGGTCGGTTATAAAGCAATCGTGACGACCGGAAAAGCGGGCGAGGCAATTTGTCGCGTTGCGGATGAGGTCAAAACGGATTTGTTGGTATTGGGATCACCCGATCGAAGACCGTCGATCGCGAAAGGATTACCGGATCTCGATCGATTGTTGGGTACGTCGTTATCGGATTATGTGCGGGTGTACGCGAATTGTCCGGTGTTGTTGACGCGGACGGTGGGGTAA
- a CDS encoding TldD/PmbA family protein produces the protein MNSALSNAKNLISDLISQYRHRVDYLAIRLEAAEGTDILLRGHKIETLSEGISIGGQVRACYKGGWGFSSFNQLSSLKARVEDAIAAARLVGTDETVLAPVAPVQDERSLLLTGSDPRQIPLAQKKALCQHYGEILRSVDPRVATISVRYGDSNQRIILATSDGTLIEQSWVDLEMRFAATARDGETVQTGRETVGSRKAYEDLLGLDRQVQEAAQRAVNSLALPPVKGNTYTVVIDPILSGLFVHEAFGHLSEADMAYENPDILEVMSIGRRFGSPELQIYDGAAIEGHRGSYFYDDEGVPATTTQLIQDGVLVGRLHSRETAGKLEEAPTGNARCLNYHYPPIVRMTNTWIERGKTPVKDLFQDIKEGVYARNWIGGMTNGEMFTFTAGEAWMIRNGEVAEPVRDVTLSGNAFKTLADIEGIGDDFFWDESGGCGKGGQSGLAVGCGGPSLRIRDVVVGGEAIED, from the coding sequence ATGAATTCAGCATTATCCAACGCAAAAAACTTAATTTCCGATTTGATCAGCCAGTATCGTCATCGTGTCGATTATTTGGCAATTCGTCTGGAAGCGGCAGAAGGCACTGATATTTTGCTGCGGGGTCATAAGATCGAGACACTCAGCGAAGGGATTTCGATCGGGGGACAAGTCCGAGCCTGTTATAAGGGTGGCTGGGGTTTTTCTAGCTTCAATCAGTTATCGAGTTTGAAAGCGCGGGTCGAAGATGCGATCGCGGCGGCGCGATTAGTCGGAACCGATGAAACCGTTTTAGCTCCGGTGGCTCCAGTTCAGGATGAACGATCGCTGTTATTAACTGGAAGCGATCCCCGTCAGATTCCTCTAGCGCAAAAGAAAGCGCTTTGCCAGCATTACGGAGAAATTCTTCGCAGCGTTGATCCCCGAGTTGCGACGATTTCGGTTCGATATGGAGACAGTAATCAACGAATCATTTTGGCGACTTCAGACGGTACGCTGATTGAGCAGTCTTGGGTCGATCTGGAGATGCGGTTTGCGGCGACTGCGCGAGATGGCGAAACTGTTCAGACAGGGCGTGAAACCGTAGGATCACGGAAAGCTTACGAGGATTTACTGGGACTCGATCGACAAGTGCAAGAGGCAGCACAACGAGCGGTGAATTCTCTAGCACTTCCGCCTGTGAAGGGAAATACCTACACGGTTGTGATTGACCCGATTTTGTCAGGATTATTCGTACATGAGGCGTTTGGGCATTTATCTGAGGCGGATATGGCGTATGAGAATCCCGATATTCTGGAAGTGATGAGTATCGGACGACGGTTTGGATCGCCGGAATTGCAGATTTATGATGGTGCCGCGATCGAGGGTCATCGAGGGAGTTATTTCTACGATGATGAAGGCGTTCCAGCCACCACGACGCAACTGATTCAAGATGGTGTTTTAGTTGGGCGACTCCATTCGCGTGAAACCGCAGGCAAATTAGAAGAAGCGCCGACCGGGAATGCTCGGTGTTTGAACTATCACTATCCACCGATCGTGCGAATGACCAACACCTGGATCGAGCGCGGTAAAACACCCGTGAAGGATCTATTTCAGGACATCAAAGAAGGGGTGTATGCCCGAAATTGGATCGGCGGAATGACCAATGGCGAGATGTTTACGTTTACTGCTGGTGAAGCTTGGATGATCCGAAATGGTGAAGTAGCGGAACCTGTACGGGATGTGACCTTATCAGGAAATGCGTTTAAGACTTTGGCGGATATTGAAGGAATCGGCGATGACTTCTTCTGGGATGAATCGGGGGGATGTGGCAAAGGTGGACAAAGCGGGTTAGCGGTCGGTTGTGGTGGTCCGAGTTTGAGAATCCGCGATGTGGTGGTTGGGGGAGAAGCGATCGAGGATTAA